The Neurospora crassa OR74A linkage group I, whole genome shotgun sequence genome segment CCTTCAATACCGTCTCGGAGACAGACTGAACAGGAACGGGGTCATCAACAGCCATTCTAATTGATGTGCGACATAAGTCAATGGCATGCCATAACTTGACTGAAAGTGTGCCATATTCCTTTGTCCGATCTCCTTGTGTCTCAGCTGCTCCTTCCACTGTAACAAATGAGAGTCAGCTCGGTAAAGATTGACAATAACTTCATCATATAATGCGATCTCGCGCGGGGTACTAACTGAAGGTGCTAATCTTACCTAACTCGAGAGTAGAAAACTGGAACTTGTGGCGTTTCCAGCCCGACTCATTGTTACCAGACGTGTAAGAACCTCTCATGTTCATGGTGCCGCAAGCAAGCCTGCGAAAGCTGGTAGGAATCCCGTCCAGAAAACATTTGTATTCGATCATGTGTGTCTTGCCATCGTGACTTGGAATAGAGAAGTTGGTAGAATCCAATTTGAATACAAAAGGTTTTCCGGGCTTGGCCTCAATGTATTTGATGGTATAGGGAGATCCTGATTCTTGAATAGGCACATGTGTAATTGAGTGAAAGTCAATCTCCTTGGCGCGGGCTTCAACCTCGTCTGCGGGGGCATCGTACTCTTGCGCGCGCTGGCCATCAACTTCGATGGTAACCTCAAGCCCCGGGTAGCCGGTGAGGATTGCCATCTTGGTTGGAGCCGTGCTGGTCGTTGCCGCTCTCGATGAATGATACGGTAGATCGTGCTGGATGCTCCCGCTTCAGATGTCGGGAAGGGGATGGTGAATGGGAGAAGACACGACAAACGAGGCGGGGTTACATAAACTTTAAGGGCACCGCTCCTGCCATCGGATCAGTCCATGACGCGTCCGGGTTCGGTCTCGATCAGATCCCAAACACACAAATGGAAGGCGCAACTGGAAGGAGCAACGGGCCTGGTCACGGCAGGCTCGCAAACCACGTGGGCCAAGTTTCAGTTCCATTGTATGAGGCATCCGAAGCCAGAGCGCACCTGCACAGAAGTAAGTGGAAAAAAACACAAACTTCCATCTCTTAATTGTCTGTTGTGCTTGGTCTACGATGAACACGCGACAGAAATTTAAGATGTGAATGGGGATCAAAATAGGTAAAATTGAATGGGACGCCCCATCATTGCCGTGACACTGAACCGCccgcaccaccgccaccaccaccaccaccgaccccATCCACCGCCGTTACGAACTTGacgctcttcctcctttctttatctctctctcctcgGCCCCCTCCCTCTGCTTTACTTCCCTCTCCACCATGTCCAGTAAGCCCACCACTCATCCAGGCCCCGATCCTCCCCGGACTTGAGCTCAGTATTCCCGTCACACTATGACTCTGAGATCCCGACCCCGAGCCATGTGAAGTCTGCGAATGCGAGTGATGAGCCTGTATCCCACCTCCCGGTCCGATCCCAAATGCCAGACCCGTCTCTCTGACGCTTTCTACTGCTCTGCTTTGTACCACAGGAGGGACGTCATCGGCACTGCTACCAAGTAATCTGCCACCTGACTCGCTGGCTGTTCCAGCAGAAGCGAGAGCAGAAATAGCTGGAGGTCCGAGGTCGACGTATCCTCGATCGGCGGCCGAGCCAAGGAGGGAGCTGTCGCCCTGGCCGGCGAGGCTGGAAAGGCCAGAGTACACGGGTGTCTTGTTACCGCCCGAGAACACAGGTGTCTTGATACCACCGCCCGAGAACACCGGTGTCTTGTTCCCTGCCGAACGGCTATAACTGCTAGGAACGGAAGCCTCTCGCTCTCTCTCACGCGCTGTCCCCGCCCGGCTCGGAACTTCGGTCATCATCTCGCCCATTCTGGAGGCCATACCGTGGCCATGTCCCGTATCGGTTCCGGTACCTCGCATCGTTCCCCAAGGCAGTTTCATCGGGCCAGGCAGGCAGACATGCCCGCACCCATCTAGCGGACAGAAACCGCCGCTTGAGGCCAGTTCGGCAGCTGGGTCGTCGTTATCAACTGGTCCATCAACGTACATGGCTGAGTCCCGCTCAGCTTCAAAAGCTGCATGCCAAGCCTGCATACAGGAGGAGTGGCCCCCGTGCCCACAGCCGGGGCAGAGCCACCAGGTTGCGATGGGCTGGTAGtcatcttccccttcccgATCAGGctggagggaggagatggtTGATtctgaggaagaagggataaAGGGAGACGAGTCGCGATGACCGCAGAGCGCGCATGGGGCCGCAGCAGCTTTACACCGCTTACACGTCCATACTGAATCCGTCGACGCCTCGCTGCGATCCAACTCCCTCGCTTTGTGACACGAGCTGCAAAAGAATCCGACTGACACGCCGTTTTGCGCTGGAGTCAAGATGGCTGGGTAATTAATTCCCCAGTCTTTCAGCGCATTCTTCTCCTGACCACCGGGCATGTGCTCGGCGGCCGCGGCGGGCCAACCTTGCATGCATAATTTTCTGAGAAGAGCCGCCTCGACAAAGAGTTTGAGGTTCATGAGGCGGGAGTGATGCTGCCGAAGGATGGCTGCTGCTTGGTAACTGTCGATGACTTCGTCGGATACCAAAggcttgaggaggaggacaatgGCCGAAGCGTTCAAGGCGGAGGACTTGGCTTCGAAGGCCAGAGTCCGGGATATCAGAGAGTAAGGGTTCAGTGGGGGTGTAGtactggagaaggaggaagcgTGGTTGTGAAGAGGGTAAGGATACGCAGGATCGGAAGGCCAGGGTAGGTAATCGGTTTCGATTATGTGGGTGGGTTCTGGTTCCGGTTCTTCGGGAAGAGTCGGGGGTTCGTcggtgatgacgacgggTGGTGCGGCATGCAAAGTGTCATTTTCGTTTTGGGAGGGAAAGCTATCGTCGGTAGTGGATTGGGTAATGGCATGGTGCTCGTCAGTATAGGCCGTCATTCCCGTCGTTTCAGTCTCGGTACGGTTGAGCTGCGGGGGCACGACGAAGCGGGGCCGACCGAAGCTGCCCATTTGGAGATCGGACGCTTGTTCGGAACCGTCGCTGCCTCGGGGGTAGCGGATCTCGGCAAGGGCAGAGCCACGGATGGGCAGGCCGCTGCTGGACTCGACAGAGCTGGCAATGGCGGTTCCTGTTGTTCCGCAGCCGCGGCGACTACCGGCAGAAACGGAGAGGGCATGCCCGAAGCTGTCATCGGAATCATGGCGCAAAACGGATTTTCTCGGGTCTTCGTGACGTTTGCGAGGTACGTCGATGGCATTGCCGAGGATTGCTTCAGTGTCATAGAAATCGTATCCTTCTGTGCTGGCTTGGGTCTGTTCGCTATTGAAGGAGACGACGGACAAGGGGACAGAGTCGAGACGGCTACGTTTCTGTGGACCGCGAGGTTGGAGCGCAGGGCCGAGTGCAAAACTGCCAGGCTCCAGAACTGGCGCCAGCTTCTCGGACTCGGTAACAGGCCGGGCAAGGGGCGTCGGTTGGTTCGAGGTACTCTCCAGCTCTTCTGACAGCAACGACCTGGGATTTGCCTTTCGCGGTGTATCTGCCCCATCGGCCTGGACTGACATCTGGAAAGGAGGACCCAGCGCGCGTAGTTGGGCctccgtcttcctcttctcgtAGTGATCTAGTCGACGTTCCAAGTGGTACTGCCCTCGTCTTCGCAGAATCAGGTCTACCCAGTAAGCGAGAATGCGCCATGACTGGGCAAGCCGGTACTGATTGACACTATCGGCTGCTCTGGCATAGTGATCGAGGATAGTCCTGACTCGGTCGGGCAGTGGCCTGCCTCCTTCGACGTGTGGCAGCTCCTGGTACAAGACCTCCAAGTAGTTGACGGTAAGGTATTCGTACACATCGACTGTTGCAGCAGCAGGCAAATGTCCAATGGCCATGGCTTGTTGGGGCTTGTAGGTGCCGGTGACCTTGATGGTCTGTTCCAACGACAAGACCTCTTCCGAGCCCGTCGGGGGTGTGGTGCTCAGGTTGGCTGACCTCGTGCTTGGACGCCGCTTCCGCTGTCGCTTGGGGCCCAGGAAACTCCCGATAACATCATCTTCAGAATCGCTGCGGCTGACGCCAAACCTGGGAGTGGCGGGACTCGAGCTATAGGAGGGCGCGCTAATGCTGTGGCTGCTGTCGGCATGTAGCATATGTGGCCGTGGACGATGGGAGGGAGCACGCTCGTCGAGAAACATTAGCACGTCTCCCTGTGACGAGAAGGACATGGTCGAGACGGCCTGCCGGTCAAGCACCTTGGGTGCAAAGTTGACATCGCACTGTGTAAAGAGACCATCCTGGCCAACGGTCCATAGAAGATACTGATCGTGCCAAAGAAGAGCGTTGGGTGAAGTGTCAAACAGCTGGATTTCCCTATACGGCATCGTGGGACGGGCGAGATCCCAGATATGCACCGCATTGATACCAAACTTCTTCTGACTGCCCTCCCCATACGACATGGCGATCTGGGAAGCCCTCTTGGCCTGGGCCGTCGCTGACCATTGCCCTGGTCTCCAGGCAAGAGAAGCCACGGGTGCCGGAGTCGATATAGTCCATTTCGGCTTCTGTCTCTTGTCGGGAACCTTGCCCAGGTGCCAAACATGACACTTGCTGTCCCATCCAGCACTCACGAGATGTTCGCCGTCGGGATGCCAGGCAATCGAAGTACACGACTTCTCGTGGGCGTTGATCCTCAGGACGGGCGCATTGTATTTGCGCATGTCCCATTGGAGGATGGTGCCCTGGTCAGTTGAGCAGGCAAAGACAAAGCCATCTTTGGGAGACCAGCGGACCTGGCGCACGCCGTCTGCGTTGCACTTGTAGGCGTGGACGGGACGGAAAGTGGCGCCGGTTCGCGAGGGGATCGGGTTACGGATATCGAAGCAGCGGACGATGCCGTCTTGGCTGCCAGACAACAGGTAGCTGGCCCGGTGAGGGTTGACGTCGAGTGTGTTGACCTGTCGAGAGTCTTCGCGAATCTGGAGAGACTCGAGCGGAGATCCGGTAGCCCAGGCCTCGCTGGCGCGCACCAGGTCGTACTGGAAGATCTTGCCGCTGCCACATGCCGTGAAGACGGTCGGGCTGCCGCCAGCAGGGCCCCATTTGACATCTCTGATAGCTAACTGATCTGGGCTTCCTCCCTGGAGAAGCGAGCGAAGATCGATCCCCTCGCGAATGTTGAGGCCGTCAAAGGTGACGGTTCGCAGCGCATGGCGGCCAGCAAGAACAGCTGATCGGCCATCCGGGGACCTGTCTATGCACTCGAGGGGTTGGCCAGCCTGGTATGAGGCATTTTGGGCGGCAGTGGGACGTTGACGATagttggagatggcggtCAGGCCGCCGCTGGGGTTGCTGGTGATGTTGGAGCCGTGAGAAGTGCCATTGGCAACCGAGGACGACGGCGTGTTCTCGTGCGAATTGTTGGCCGAAGAAGAGTCGGGGTTGTTGTTAGTCTTGCCCAGCAGCTTGCGCATGATATTGCCCTGGTTATACATGGCCGCGGTCCgtgttgttgtggttcaAATTATGGTTGTTATCATGTAATGTCGTCGTGTGTCCCGCGAGGCCGTGACGCCGTCGAGAgcatcttctcttctttgctgGACCTTCAGGGCGCGGCCGAGGAACGTTGGAGGACGTCAATGAGTGGTGACattggaaggaaggggataTCTCGCCAAGGTCTCCTCGGTGAGGAATGCGCCGGtgatgttgtggtggtgatgtgatGTCGTCGTGGGATGTTCTTGCTCTGTACTTGTAATGTTTTGGTGGGGTTGACGGAGGGAAGCTATTCCCAGGCGTGAAAGTGGAATGATGCCACAATGCCTGCCGGCTGTCCCCTGCTTGCGGTTATTGTGCCAGCCTTGACCGCCAAGATCTTCCTTCCATCGGAGCTGCCTGCCGTTAGCGCATCTCGTCTGTTGTCAGCGCGTCAGTCCACTGAACAACAACTGAAGCTTCCACTCGACGTCCAGCCTTCTGTTCCCTTCCATTTTGTCGTCAACAGTGGAACATTGCCGCCGACCGTTTACCTTCACCGACGGCACACATCAACTACCTCTATACCACCTCAGCCTCGCCAACATTAACCATCGACTTCACGCGCCTTCTACAAGTACCGGTTCAGACCCCGCGTGAACACAGAACGAGCTCATCACTTTCATCGGGCGCCACCATGAACCCCGACCGACAGGCCATGATCGCCGGCTTGGGCAAAGGTCGAGACCGAGACAACAAACGAGACATCACTGCCCCCAgactcgacaacaacaaccgcatCTCGAAACCCCAATACAAGCCCTCCTCGAAACCCATCACAGGTTCAAACAGCACCCCGGTCGGCAGCTCTGGCCCCGGCAAATACCTTACCCAGGACGAGCAGTCGGAGCAATTCGTCGCCGACGAGGACAAGTTCGTGCTCAAgcaagcaaagaagaaggccgacaTCCGCGTCAGAGAACGGCGCGCAAAGCCCATCGACTACCTTGCCTTCAACCTCCGCTTCATCGACACCGACCGCGATGTCTTCGACGACCACGATGACGACGTCGATATCCCCGTGCCCTCTCCCGAGAGAGTCCTCCAGAACCTGAACGAGTCCCAGCTgaaggagttggaggaggatatcAAGTCATATGATACCCTCGAGACAAATCGCCGCAACAAGGAGTACTGGTCAGCCCTGTCCATTCTGTGTGACGACAAGCGAAACAAACTCAAACCACAAGGAGCAGAGGGACGTGCCGTGAACACAGTGGCTGCTGATGTTGACAGGATTCTGGCACCCAAGACGTTGGAGCAGCTGGAGGCGTTGGAGAAGCAGATCAGGGCGAAGCTACAGTCCAACGAGCCCATCGATACCGACTACTGGGAATCCTTACTCAAGAGTCTGCTGGTATACAAGGCAAAGGCAAAGCTGAAGCACGTGTGCTTGGAGATCAAGGCCGCCCGCGTCGAGGTCCTCAAGGCTAAGGACCCCGAGAGGGCGAAAGCCCTGGAACAAGCCGACGCCCTCCCTGATGCCGCCCTCACTTTGACCTCGGGCCCTTCCAAAGCCTTGAGCCGCCCTACCGCCTCGACATCAACTCCACTCGCTGCATcctccagcaacagcagcagcagcaccgccCCGCCCCCAGGTACCGCTCGCTTCGCCTCCACCGGCAATGAAGACTTCTCCCAAGCCACCAAGGCCCTCTACGACCGGGAAGTCGCCCGCGGCTTCCTCGAAGGCGAAGAGATCTTCACGGCCGAAGAATCCCTGACCTCCAACCCCAAGCCTGTGTGGGCCGACAAGTACCGTCCCCGCAAGCCGCGCTACTTCAACCGCGTTCTGATGGGCTACGAATGGAACAAGTACAACCAGACGCACTACGACCACGACAACCCGCCGCCCAAGGTCGTGCAGGGGTACAAGTTCAACATCTTCTATCCCGACCTGATTGACAAGACCAAGGCGCCCACATTCAAGATCATCAGGGAGGGCGGGAGACGCCGAGGAGAGAGCTTTGCGCCCGCGGGCAAGGAGGATACCTGCTTGATTAGGTTCGTGGCCGGACCGCCGTATGAGGATATTGCGTTTAGGATTGTGGACAGGGAGTGGGATTATagcgccaagaaggagagggggtTCAAGAGTAGTTTTGACAAGGTGAGTTGTCCCAGGTTGTGGGTTGTGGTGGGCGACATTGCTGTTTGGCCGGTGGGCTGTTGGTGACAGCGTTGGTTCCGATGGCTACGTTGGCCTATTACCACGGCCCCTAGAACAGGCCAACGCTATACTTTTCCACGCCATCCAGTATCCGCCAGTTACCCGTGCGTTTCTGGCCTTATCGTTCTTGTACTAACCCGTTACTTGTGTGTAGGGCATCCTTCAACTACACTTTCAGTTCAAAAAGGTTGGTGATCTGGTCTCCCTTTTGGTTGTACCGGCCAAGACTAACAGTGTCTGTGCAGATTTACTACAGAAAGTAATAGAAGCCCAGTGCCATATGACCACCGCCTTCTGGAATGCTGGTCCGGCCTGCGGCGAAGCCTTCGGCTGGTCTTTTGGTCTGGTTTCTTCGGTGTCGTGTTCTACAGGTCGATATGGGACCGCGGAAGCTGCTGCGGCCCGTCTGGGCTCGACCCCTGTTCCCAGTCTTTGGTTGAACTGGGCGCATTGTCTGATCATGAAAGAACACACGAGAGAGCTTCCAAGTGCGGTGTGTTGTGGGAGGGCTGCTACACCGCCAACCGGGGACGACGGGAACGAACACGGGGCACAGACGAGACGATTTCAAGGCTTCGTCTAGAAAGGTGGGAATGATGCCGTTCCCCGGGTAGACCGGGGCATCGGGGCTGGATGCCGGCAGCATTCTGGTCTTCTGGGTGGATGTCATTGTCTTGTCTCGCGACAGTCGAGCGGCACGTCAGCGGGCGCTCGTGAAGTGGAGGGATCATGGATGGAGACGGGACTGGACCGGCTCCTCTCCGTATGCGACAACCCGAACTTTTGGAGCTTACTAGATCCCTGGTGCGATGGTGTGCGACTGGATGATTCATGTTTCTTCGGACTATCGGATTTTGCGAGAAAAGAACGAGATATCCGTCTCccgtctgtctgtctctcTGCCTAGGTGTCTGGGCACCGGCGAGACAGGACCAGGTGTCAGCCCAACCCTGGAGACGGAGAAGTACAGAGCAGTCCGGATGTCATGTCAATCGATCAGCCGTTCATCTTGCAGTCAGCCTGCCGGTCTGTCAGTTTTGCCAGATGGTGAAGGGTGGGAGGAGTGTTTCGTTGTCTGGACGCCTGGAGATGACGCAGGGCACACTGCACTATCAAGACACGTTCCACAGGATAGTCTGAGGCTTTCTTGGGGCTGGCAGAAATAACCGGGGTGGCTTTTCTCTCGATCTTCCTCCGTGGCATGGAGATAAGGGGTGGCCTGGTCTGCGAGGCGTCGGTCACCGTCAGAGACGTGGAAGCTGGCTGCCTCGGGGTCGGCCGGTAAATGAAGTCAAGCCCAATTTTCGATTCACGCTCATCATTTGTTCGACACATCCTTCTAGAATGAAACAAAGTCTATGTTCTGCATGTCACAAGAGATTACTATTACGAGGTCATGGCACCGTGCAAGCCGTGCAAGCCCGAAGCCGTGTGGAGAGAGATGATGAGAGACCGGGCTGAGTGCGCACGTCAATCAGTACGCAGTCGACCTGTTGTTCAGTTATTCTTGCGCCTCTGCCCTTGGGAAACATTGACCTCTTGACCTCTTGAACGGCCATCTCTTGTGTTGAAAACTCCGCCGTTTCTTCCATGGCCCGTCTGCCCACTAAAGGCCCTATGCCAGCACAGGTGACAATGGTGGGAATCACTGATTGGGCCGTTTCAAAAAAAGACCACCTCTTAGCACCACCACAAGTGGCTGCACCTTTCCGTTAGGATCTGGCTACGGCCAGCCAATTCTGTCCGTCCCTGTGGCATCTTCCCTCTTGTGTCTGGCCTGCAATGGACCTAGGACTCGCTGACGACACCGGCGTGCCGCTGGCTGACTGGCTGGAAGCTTCTCATTGCCGCAGAGAGAGCCTCACTCTGATACGCCCAAGTCTACTCCCACTGCTGTCGCTGTCCTAGCTCATGCTGCCGTCATTGACCGCTTCCACAACTCCCAGAGTTCCAGACAATAGCTCTTCTTCGCTTCTGCCGGTAACCCTGAGCGCTGGCCAGCCAAGGCCCACTTAGAGGAAGTCACAATGCCCGACTATGAGATTGTTAGAGCCGAACTTGATTTGTCTTCTCAAGGTCTGGCCATTTTTACCCCAAACCGAAACTGTTGATTGTGTGGATTGTGTCGTCAATTGTCCTTCGCTTAAGGATTgttgtgtaggtaggtaaactaCAGTTtgaacaacaacgacatggACGACATGAACAGACCAAATCTTCGGACCCCCCCTCTTCCAACTAACCCTACTGCCCCCTTCGAACAAGCCACACTTCAAACTGCATCACGGGCAAGCATGCTTCTTAGTCGCTGACCGCCAAGTTTTCCTCCACTGCAGTTCTGGCGCCGCCTTTCTTCAACGTCAAGTTACGGTGGGCTTGACACTGTAGAGCCAGGTATCAGGTCTTGGCTTGAAAGCACCAGGCATACCGAGCAGGGGTCCAAAACCCCGGTCGTCAATTTTGtcacttttctttttcttccatcGCGCCGTCTTCCCTGTCTTTGCTGCCGGCTCTGCCATGTAGGCAGTATGTCAGAATTATTGCACGCACTGGTACACTCGCAGAAGATGAAAATCATGGGCATGAGTGCTGCTGTGGCCTGCTGTCTGGGGTTGTGACGAGCACCGAACCCTTCTCATTTCCTTCTCACGGGTACCTCACCTAGGAGACTGAGGGAGGGGTGTCCATAACACAGTCGATCCGGCGCCGATTGGTCAACGTACCTGAGTACCTTACCTTCTTTACACTTTCACCTTCGTCCCCAGAAGCAAGCCACGCAGAGCTACTGCCTATAGCGTGTTGATCTTCAACTCTACGGTTTCGTTTGTTCTACCTCTTCCACCGTGGAAAACATGCCGTGTAGAGTGCGCATGGCCACACCATGTACACACACAGCAATAAACTGGAAGCCAGGCCATGGCACAACGGCCGCACCCTCATACAAGCCAGGAATGGAAGGTATCGCAAACCCACCCGGTACTCTCTCCTTGCGCCCGCTCCCGCCGGATGTGGAGGTAGATGTCTGGTCCACCAAACAAAAGTGAACAAACTGTGTTGGCAGAACCCTCACTCACTGAAGGCAAGGCAGGGCAGTGTCCTCCCTTGGGATGTACACCACCGCACTCAGTACACACTTTGCCCCCCCCCTGTTCTGCTTGGCTTGAGATACCCACCCCTTACTGCTACTGGCATGGATGGAGCTTCAACAACATAGCCAGATGTTGCTATACGTCCAGTATCTGCATAGCTCCATGTCCTTGTATCGATCTTCTTTCCCCTGGTCCCTGGTCCTGGCAGATACAGACATACACCTACATACTTCAACTGCCAGTCAACAGCCGTTTTGCCTGATAACTGAGACATCTGGACCTCACACCTTCAATATCAAATCTGTTTCTCCCCACACTTGAAGAAAAGCATACATACCTAGGCCAACAACCTTCGTTGTCTTGGATCACCAACATCGATCAAAGccattcttctcttctttcttccc includes the following:
- a CDS encoding cactin — encoded protein: MNPDRQAMIAGLGKGRDRDNKRDITAPRLDNNNRISKPQYKPSSKPITGSNSTPVGSSGPGKYLTQDEQSEQFVADEDKFVLKQAKKKADIRVRERRAKPIDYLAFNLRFIDTDRDVFDDHDDDVDIPVPSPERVLQNLNESQLKELEEDIKSYDTLETNRRNKEYWSALSILCDDKRNKLKPQGAEGRAVNTVAADVDRILAPKTLEQLEALEKQIRAKLQSNEPIDTDYWESLLKSLLVYKAKAKLKHVCLEIKAARVEVLKAKDPERAKALEQADALPDAALTLTSGPSKALSRPTASTSTPLAASSSNSSSSTAPPPGTARFASTGNEDFSQATKALYDREVARGFLEGEEIFTAEESLTSNPKPVWADKYRPRKPRYFNRVLMGYEWNKYNQTHYDHDNPPPKVVQGYKFNIFYPDLIDKTKAPTFKIIREGGRRRGESFAPAGKEDTCLIRFVAGPPYEDIAFRIVDREWDYSAKKERGFKSSFDKANAILFHAIQYPPVTRAFLALSFLY